In Tsuneonella sp. CC-YZS046, the genomic window TTCGGCAGCCCGCCCGGCAAGGCGCGGCTGAAGGCGCCTGAAACGCACTGAACGGCACCGGGACGAGCCGGAACGCTCAGAACCCGTAACGCAACCCCGCCCAGACGGTACGGGCCACGCCCAGGTCGATCGAGCCGCCCTGATTGCGGGTGATGACCTTTTCGTCGAACAGATTCTCGCCGCGCAGGACGAGGTTCAGGCGATCCCACAGCGGCACGCGGGCGAAGGCATCGAGCGTGGTCGCGGCCGGCAGCACGTCCGTTTCGAGATCGTCCTCGAACTGGCGGCCAATGTGCCTCAGGGTCAGCGAAAGCAGCCAGTTCTCGCGCGGCTGCCAGGCGAAGGTGCCGCTCGCCGCCCATTTCGGCGTCTGCGCCGGACGATTGCCGTCCAGGGTATCGTCGATCCCGTTTTCGTGGACCTTGGCGTCGGTATAGGCGAGCGTTCCCGACAGGGAAATCGGGCCGCGCTCGACCGAGGCCGAGAGTTCGACGCCCTGTGCGCGGATCTCGTCGATATTCTGCCGCTGGCGAAGATTCTGCTCGATGGTGACATTGGCGATCGCGTGCTTCACCCGGTTGTCGAAGGCGGTCAACGCGAGGCTCACGCCGGGCGACGGCTGCAGCTCGATCCCCGCCTCGAAGCCGCGCAGCTTCTCCACGCCCAGCTCGGCATTGGCCTCGGTCCGCACGGGAAAGACCACGAACGGGCGATAAAGCTCGTTCAGGGTAGGCAGGCGTACGCCGCTGTAGGCGGCGCCCCGCAGGCGCAGCGTCTCGCTCAGATTCGCCAGCACCCCGCCCCGGAACGACGCGTCCCAGCCGGACTTGCCCACAAAGCGATTGTCGGTCAGCAACGCGCCGCTGCCGTTGCGCTGCTGGTAATAGCCGTCGCGGACGGTCCAGCGATCCGCCCGCGCCCCGGCGGTCAGGATGACGTCGCCCAGGGTCCAGTCATGCTCGATGAACAGGCCCAGATCGCCATTGGTGCCACCCGCCCGGTTGTGCGTGGTGACCGCGCCGGTGGTGGCGTTGTAGCCGATTTCCTCCATCCGGCCTTTCGACCGGCGGTAATCCGCGCCCAGCCGCAGCACGTGGTTCTCGCCCACCGGCGGACGGATCTCGATCTTCCCGCCCAGCCCCCTGGACGGCGTGTCGTGCTGGTCCAGCGTGGGGCGGAACGTGCTGGAGCTGATTACGATGTTCGAGAAATCGCGCCATTGCGCATAGCCCAGCACGTCGAACTGCCAGTCTCCACGCCCGACGATGCGCAGGCTGGCGTCCTGCCCGGTGCTGGTGCTGTCGGCCCCCTTGAACCGCAAGGTCCGATGATCGTCGAACAGCAGGCCCCGCGCCTGCAGCTCCACATCGTCGGACAGCGGCTGCACCACGCGGGCGGAGGCCGACCAGCTATCGTATTTCGCCCTTGCCGTGGCCGGAACCCGCTGGTCCGCCGGGGTCGTATGGAAACCCTGGCCGCGATCCCACCGCCCTTCGATGACCGCGAAGCCGGAGCCGATGCCGGGCGCCAGTTGCGCGCTCGCCTCCGTCTCGCCGCGATTGTTCACGAGCAGCCCGCCATTGAAGAGGCCGAGCGTCGCCGCATCGGCGCTTTCCATCTCGATCGTGCCCGCGATCGCGCCCGCGCCGAACGCCCCCGCGCCGCCGCCACGCGTGACCCGGACCATGCTCAGGCGCTCCGGCACGATGGCGCTGAACGGAATATAGCCGAAGAACGGGTCCGCCATCGGCACCCCGTCGAGCAGCACCAGCGCCCTGCTGGTCGCGTTCCCGCCCAGCGCGCGCAAGGTCGCCCCTTGCGCCGAGGGGTTGGACGACCGGCTGTCGGAACGGCGGAACTGC contains:
- a CDS encoding TonB-dependent receptor plug domain-containing protein; its protein translation is MKRARYSKTSLATVAILASAAPVLAHAETGAETRDASFDAREIVVTGRGLPETPATPAYDVQVLERDKILSSGSGRIEDVLSSVAGFQQFRRSDSRSSNPSAQGATLRALGGNATSRALVLLDGVPMADPFFGYIPFSAIVPERLSMVRVTRGGGAGAFGAGAIAGTIEMESADAATLGLFNGGLLVNNRGETEASAQLAPGIGSGFAVIEGRWDRGQGFHTTPADQRVPATARAKYDSWSASARVVQPLSDDVELQARGLLFDDHRTLRFKGADSTSTGQDASLRIVGRGDWQFDVLGYAQWRDFSNIVISSSTFRPTLDQHDTPSRGLGGKIEIRPPVGENHVLRLGADYRRSKGRMEEIGYNATTGAVTTHNRAGGTNGDLGLFIEHDWTLGDVILTAGARADRWTVRDGYYQQRNGSGALLTDNRFVGKSGWDASFRGGVLANLSETLRLRGAAYSGVRLPTLNELYRPFVVFPVRTEANAELGVEKLRGFEAGIELQPSPGVSLALTAFDNRVKHAIANVTIEQNLRQRQNIDEIRAQGVELSASVERGPISLSGTLAYTDAKVHENGIDDTLDGNRPAQTPKWAASGTFAWQPRENWLLSLTLRHIGRQFEDDLETDVLPAATTLDAFARVPLWDRLNLVLRGENLFDEKVITRNQGGSIDLGVARTVWAGLRYGF